A genomic region of Kineococcus rhizosphaerae contains the following coding sequences:
- the hemW gene encoding radical SAM family heme chaperone HemW, producing the protein MPSTLPDGETVPADGALPAAALSGAAERTFGVYLHVPFCSVRCGYCDFNTYTATELGGGGSQAAYAQTAAAEVRFAAGVLGEAVRPAGTVFFGGGTPTLLPSADLASMLAAVRDEFGISPDAEVTTEANPDSVSPQSLADLKAAGFTRVSFGMQSAVPHVLAVLERTHDPARVPLAVRWARQAGLDVSLDLIYGTPGESHDDLRRSLDAALACEPDHVSAYALIVEQGTKLAGQMRRGEVPEPSDDDEADKYEIVDDTLAAAGYGWYEVSNWAREPRFACRHNLAYWRGGDWWGVGPGAHSHVGGVRWWNVKHPTAYAGRIAAGTSPAYARELLSADDRRLEDVLLRSRLGEGFDPAWWGVRTQAAQLLLDGLLEPAAGGRVALTRRGRLLADAVVRRLLE; encoded by the coding sequence GTGCCGAGCACCCTGCCCGACGGTGAGACCGTCCCCGCCGACGGAGCCCTGCCCGCCGCCGCCCTGAGCGGCGCGGCGGAGCGCACCTTCGGCGTCTACCTGCACGTCCCGTTCTGCTCCGTGCGCTGCGGCTACTGCGACTTCAACACGTACACCGCCACCGAGCTGGGCGGCGGGGGCTCGCAGGCCGCCTACGCGCAGACGGCGGCGGCGGAGGTCCGCTTCGCCGCGGGCGTGCTCGGCGAGGCCGTCCGGCCCGCCGGGACGGTCTTCTTCGGCGGCGGCACCCCCACCCTGCTGCCCTCGGCCGACCTGGCGTCCATGCTCGCCGCCGTGAGGGACGAGTTCGGGATCTCGCCCGACGCCGAGGTCACCACCGAGGCGAACCCGGACTCCGTCAGCCCGCAGAGCCTCGCCGACCTCAAGGCCGCCGGCTTCACCCGGGTGTCCTTCGGCATGCAGTCCGCCGTCCCCCACGTGCTCGCGGTCCTGGAGCGCACGCACGACCCCGCGCGCGTCCCGCTGGCCGTGCGCTGGGCCCGCCAGGCCGGTCTCGACGTGAGCCTCGACCTCATCTACGGCACGCCCGGCGAGTCCCACGACGACCTGCGCCGCAGCCTGGACGCGGCGCTGGCCTGCGAGCCCGACCACGTCTCGGCGTACGCGCTCATCGTGGAGCAGGGCACGAAGCTGGCCGGTCAGATGCGGCGCGGGGAGGTGCCCGAACCCTCCGACGACGACGAGGCCGACAAGTACGAGATCGTCGACGACACCCTGGCCGCCGCCGGGTACGGCTGGTACGAGGTCAGCAACTGGGCCCGCGAGCCGCGGTTCGCCTGCCGGCACAACCTCGCCTACTGGCGCGGCGGGGACTGGTGGGGCGTCGGTCCCGGCGCCCACAGCCACGTCGGTGGCGTGCGGTGGTGGAACGTCAAGCACCCCACCGCCTACGCGGGCCGGATCGCGGCGGGGACCTCACCCGCGTACGCCCGCGAGCTCCTGAGCGCCGACGACCGCCGCCTCGAGGACGTCCTGCTGCGCTCGCGGCTGGGCGAGGGGTTCGACCCCGCCTGGTGGGGGGTCCGGACGCAGGCGGCGCAACTGCTGCTGGACGGGTTGCTGGAACCGGCCGCCGGCGGGCGCGTCGCGCTGACCCGGCGGGGCCGGTTGCTGGCCGACGCCGTGGTGCGCCGGCTCCTGGAGTGA